The genomic stretch CCCAGGATATATCAGGACAATGATGACGACAGCAGTCAAGAAGAATGTGAAGAAGACTCGGAAGAGCGAAGGAAGTTTGGTGCTGCAGACACTTTCAAAATTCCAGATGGCATCGAAATCTCCCATCTCAGTTAAGCACGGAATTCAAGTTCTTTGGTGGGATCTCCATTTGCAAGTATCAATTCCCCTTGTCAATGATTTGACTGGTCTTAGGATTCTCTATAGTTATGAGGTTTCACTTAGTAGGTATTCCCAAGTGGGAGAGATTCATTGTTGATAAACCGTGATAATTTGCTAACCTGTAGTTTCTAGAGTAAAGGCCATATCTTCGTGTACAGCTCACAGCTAGAAATTAGATTCTGGCCAACTTGACCGATTAGTTCTCACTTGTTCACTTCACTCTTTCGAGTACGAGTGTGTGGCTTCTGGGTTCAGATGTGCTTGCTTGAATTATTCAGTTTGGTGAGTTCTTTCTGCCGTCTCAAACGCCAGTCCCTGCAGATTCTCTCATGATTTCACTTGGAACAAGGGAAAGGAAAATCTCGGTTATTCTTTCAATTCAGCCTATTTTGGCAATTTGATGATCTAATTCTTACCGGCAAACCTCATATGTGAGTTCACTTTGGTAATTGCATGCAGACTGTGTTCTTCTTTGGGGCTGACTGCATGCAGTTTTGTTATTTTGGAGTACAAGTATAGTGGAATTCGAAATTCTTTATTGCTTATCAAACTGTCTCCGACACTTCTTGGACCCTGATTTGTTTAAACGGTTCGAAAATTGGTTCTAACTTCTTTTCATCATCGACGAGCATAAACCTGTAGAAATGTCGAGTGGAGTTTAATTTACTCATTCAAAAGAAGTAACTGCCTGACCGAATCCAATTACGGAGGAGGAGTGGGAAGCAATCAGAGAAGTGGTCGAGTCAGGAGGAGTGGGAAACACTCACAGTAGTGGTCGAGTCAGAGTTCGCAGCTCCCAAAACAACCAGCCGTACTTGCGTAAggcaatcaaattgaaattagCCCCAGAAATCTCTGACTGTGTTACATGCAGGATATTAGTAACACTCTAGGTTGCTAGATTTCTACTAAAACTAGGCCAAGGTATCAGCCTCGCCAGTTGCAATCCGGATGCTTACGAATTGTTGACGTAAATCCAACGCGGGGTCTCAGTATTGTTGCAACCATCGCACCGTGCAAAATCAATCATCGAACCCGTGCTAACCTTTGAAATCTAGGGATACAATTCAGGACCCTGTACATTTAGCAGAAGTGAGCAAATCTGTGGGTTATATTTTCTAGTTCACTTGGTACTTGGTATCAGTTGATGCGCTCAATGCCTGTATTGCAAGACGGCCGATCCAGAGTTACCATCTTACAGTTTGATTGATGTTGCCAGCACGAAATTTACTTTAAGTGACCATTAGCTTGTGAGGTGTTTTGCACCATTTTCCCTCAAACCAGGTTCTTTCGATACTTCCCTGTTTCTTAGTCCTTCTTCCTGCCGTAACTTCTAATAAACCCGGGAGCCACCAATCACGCCGGGCGAACATAAATCAAAAGCGCACGGTTTTACTACCACATAAGAATTTAATTTTCGCGTATCATAGCCAACATAAACAAAGATTTCACTGAATGATCCGTACCCCCACAGCTAGAATCAACCATAATGACTCTTCGCTAATTGCGATAATTTGACAACAGGGAAAAGTTAAAATATGCGAATGAGGACTTAGGGGATTCTAAACCATCCCTCCACATGGCTTATAGAGAGGGGAAAGCACGGCACCCCTAGTATCCCACTTGCCATTTTCTATTGAGTATTGACTCGAATACAACGAATATAAACTAACGCACCTAGGATTAGTCTTCTTAATAAATCCACTGAACCTTTTTCCCCCTAACTGTAGGTATTACTGCTGCCTATGGTTTTCAACCTCCTCCATTTCATGGGCAAAACCATCTCACTCATGCATATATAATAAGTTTCGACATGATCCCAACCTCTATGCACCATAGAACTCACTGAATACCGAGTACATTTTCTGTGATTTAAGCCCAAAACCAAGCAATATACTTCTAAAATGAACGCAGTGAGCAGGGCATGGATCGTTGCGGCATGCATCGCATCGGTTGAGTCGTTGAAAGAACAAGGGTTTTGTAGATGGAACTACCCGTTGAGGTCACTCGAGCAGCGTGCCAAGAGCAACATTAGCTTGTTCTATGAGACCAGCAagatctcttcctcttcctcttctccgtCTGTCGCGGCAGCAGCAGAGGCATCGAATGCCGACAAGGCGAGGCGAACAGAGGAGTCGCTGGAAAAAGTCATGTACTTGTCCTGTTGGGGTCCAAATACAGTCAGATTTTGAGATCAGCAGTCGCCTAGTCGGGCACCAATCAGTTTTGTACGATGTACTTATGCTATGTCATTGGTGATAGTTACTCTAGTGTGAAACATTATGCACTTTCCGTTGGAATGAGAGGAATGTTTGTTCACGAAATACCCACCACAGCTTTTAGTCTACAGGAACATTTTCCTTAATGGCTTAAGCACATTTGTGTACCTTATGCAATCAGTGCCGAAATCATGAACTAGTCCTGACATAATACCGGTCATGGTGTGGCGTTGATGACTTTCGTGGGGATTCATTTGAATCGGGGTAAGTAACAGAATTACGGCATGACTCTGGTCTGTGCAGTTCTTCATCAGGGAGATACTTTGGCTCTTAGTCTTGCACTGTCGCCATTAGCTATAGCTGACTTGCCAATTACTCATGTCAACTAAATGAAAAAACGAATTTACTCAAATCTGTCAAGGCCAGATATCATTTGAGGATGATCCATCGAGAAGCTAAAATTGGGGATTAATGTGTCAATCGAGTAAAACGAACATTGGCTTGTTTCCATATTTTGTTCCTGCTCGCTCATTCTCCTGGTCTTACACAGTTTTTGATCCTAGAAGATTCTATCCACGCCAAGGCCCCAACTCCGTGGTCGATGCTGGTTGTTTGTTGCATAGAGTAGAACTGCAAGAGGAGTAGGAAGACAGTATTGCTGCTTGAGTTAATACATAAACTAGCCAAGATAATGAGAAGTCCAGTTAACGCATCAGAACTAGACAGCGTGCACGAACTGGCTTTTGTTCTTTAACAGTAGAACAACATTGCGCACATTGATTTCAGCGGATCCCTCATTTACTGTTTAAGTTTGTTCggtttttctgaaaaattacaaTCTGCAAAACCTGTCGCATCTTTTGATGGATGTTAATCCAACAAGCACCCCGGTTTAATTAAGTTTGCAAGATCTGCATCGACCATAGTTTCAGATCCAGTCATTGAGAAATGGCAAATGTTTGTTCTGGCCGTCGAATCTACGTTAAAAGGACCAAGAGTGAGTAAATTGAGTGGGATTGGACTATTGGAGGATATAAAGTTCATCTCAAATGACAAGCAGCACCAATACAGCGACACTAGGAATGGATAGAGAGGTCCTTCTCACGTGTGTGGCAACTCACTTGACTTTTGTGCGCTTGTATCTATGCCATAGGCCCACAACCATTTGTCCTTTCTGTCGTTTTAGAAAAGGAGTCTCGATTCATAGGCACATCAATTCATGCCAgcatagaaaaatgtccaatctTTTTAGCAGATAATGGTATCGGATTGGGTCGGATCGGATTGGACTCCTCCCACTACCTAATACCAGGGGTTGCTTCTCCTAAACTGTTGGTGAAACAGCCTCTGGTTTTGCACATTCCCATTTTCTCTGAGACGCCCGTGAACCCCACACTGTGCTTATAAATCCAGAAGCCCCGTTGCTCCTCCAACACCATCTGAACTCACAGTCCCAGAAACCAAAATTCGATCTTTTTTTCTCCATCCAAGTCAATCCTACCACTAGTGACTCAGACCCAGAATTCAAAATCCAATCTTTTTCAATCCAAGTCGGTCCTAGTACTTGTAAATCGCAGACCCAGGATTCAAAAGTCAATCCTTTCTCCATCCAAGTCAATCCTACTACTTGTCCAGGAGGGCAGGCTATTCAAGTCACCATGAGTTCAACTAGCAGAGCATGGATTGCTGCAGCGAGCATTGGGGCAGTGGAGGCACTGAAAGACCAGGGATTTTGCCGGTGGAACCACGCGCTCAGGTCGCTCCACCAATACGCCAAGTGCAATGTCGGATCTTGTTCTCAGGCCAAGAGAGTGTCTTCGTCCTCGGCTGCTTCTGCCATTTCTGAGAAAATCAGAGGAGGGAAAGTGAAGCAGTGTGAAGAGTCTTTGAGGAAAGTCATGTATTTGAGTTGCTGGGGACCTTACTAATTGCTAAgctcccctcctttttttttccttccatcgCCAGTTGATTTTGCTAGAGTCCATTGTAATTATGACTGGCCGAAATGAAATTGAGCAGTTTATGCatactttcatgcaattacTCTTTTCATCATCAGCGTTTTTCATGCATTCGGTCGTGAGATTAATTGTCGAGTAACTATAGCATACATGGATGGTGTAAATTCTTTTTTATATGAACGATTTTACTATTCTCTCTTTGAGGGCTTTAATGATTGGATTTCTCAATAACTCTCAAAACGGGTGAATAAAATCCTTGGTGTGATATTTTTCTTACATTGAGGATTTATGCACTAACTTTTTCTTAATTGTCATAGTTTGTGACATGGCAATTAAGAAATTTGGATAAATAACTCGTGGACAGCGTTCTCTGTGCTTGTCAGCCACAATACGAGTACAAACACCGCCGGAACGGGCCCAGGCGCTGCCGAATGGATTCTCAGGCCTCACTTTGGCCCATTGCAAAAGTAACACTGGATTGCCAAAGTCCAACGGACAAATTGCTTACCTTGTAATTGGGTCACATATACCCCCGCCAACCCTTTTTTATATGTCATGCTCTTGTATTCACTAAACTCTTTTAAGTGAATGATTATCGAATTCAAAGTATATAATTCAAGAAGCAATTCCTCTTTAATTCTCAAGCTGAAGTATTTAAGGTTTCCATGGGCGTTGGTTTCACCTAGAGAGGTGGAGCTTACCTTGATAGATTGCACTAAGCTACAATGAGTTTTCTAGAGAAGTCGGGACAAATACATGTGATAGCACCGTCATAGAGAGACAAATCTGGCAGCTGGAGTTTAAGGGGTTTGTAATGCGTAGGGTAGATAGGAGCTCTTCCATAGGGATAAAGACTTTCGATAAGACCACTTAATCCTCATCTATGATCAATTTATTTAAGGAGATGAAATTAAGTAGATTTAGGTATAATTACTTAAAAGACACTTGTCaatcaacttcttctttttgcccttctACTGTCCAAATATTGTTAAttaagggtgatcggtttcaaAGTGATATGATTCCCACTTTGAACTGTCTAAATATTGTTAATTAGGGTGATCGGTTTAGGTGATAGATCCCACTTTTCGAGTGATATTGGGAATAAGCCCACCTTGTCACGGATCCACTTGGAAAGTGGATTGCCGGTTCTTAGGTGGGTCTAGGAACGGTCCgtatctacttttttttttttttttctccctatTCCTTGCAAGAATATAAGAGTTGTTGCATAGTATAAACTACTACACGTGAGCGTGAGGCGTCAAGCCACAAGGGAGGCGTGAGCAATGGGTGACTAAGATCGAGAGAAGTGTGAATGAGAGGTTTGAGGGACAAGTGTGCGTGACTGTGTATGAGCGAGAAAAGAATGGTAATTAGAATTATGGGAATATAGAATAATAAGaattgcaacaacaaaaaaatatcgATCCAATTCGGGTAGATCAAGCAGGTGGCTTTGTACCTATAATCGAGAGCCGGATCGATATTCACCGATTTTAAATTTTAGGAGCTGAGAACCGCTCAGAACCATCCAATTCGATTCGGCAGGGCccggtttgtttttttttttttccctcaccCCTATTGTCCATCATCAACACTTTGCGTAAACCGTTTCAAGCACCTAGCTTGCGCAAACCATTTCAAGCACATAGCCAGCGTAAGGTTTACTTGGATGCTGCTAAGATACGCCATAGAGCGTCTGGTCTTTGCGCATAAATTGCCATTTTAACGTCCTGGAGTGGGAGGGCTGGAAGTGGATGCTTATCGAACAATTCATCTCAATGACGATGGAAATTTGCACCAAAACCACGTTTGCTGTTCGTTCGCTTTCAGTCCAGGGAAAAGAGAGGGCAAATTAACAATGTGCTTCCGAAACCCACCATTTCAACCCCAAAAAAACCACCGCCCACAAATCCGGGAGCTCCGACCCACCTTTTGATGGACCCACTGATTTCTCCGATACCACCTCCTTTCCCAAATCATTTCTTGCCTATTTATACACGCAATCGCGGGGCCTCGAGGCTCTCCTCCTCCAAGCTCAGGTCCACCGATCGAGAATCGCCATCGTAACCACCGCGCACCGCGATTCATATTTCGGAAGGATCGATACGGATAAAGCAGGTCAGATGATCGGACAGGGAGTCAACCGCCAGCCGGCGGTGGGTCGGGATCAGAAGAAGTGCAAGTTCGAAGCCGCGTTCAAGTCGATGCAGCAGGCGGCGGCATCCGGCGGTGGCGGAGGTGCGACTCAGGCGCAGAGCAAGAGGGAGGCGAATGcggcggaggtggaggaggagaagaggaagagagagagggtcgaGTTTCTGCTGCAACTAGTTTGCTGGGGACCTGACTAGAGATTGTATCAGCGAGCCAATCACACTTCTTAATAGAAAATGATAATCTGTAATACATCGATATTATACTAATCATCGTAATTTATTTCAATATCAACCAAATTGAGTTTTCCCGCGGTTGATTTTAATAATTACATATTCATGAATTAATTAGCTGTACAAATTGAAGGGGGACTAATTCCCTTGGAAAAGTATCAACTTTAGTTGGAATCTCGATTATGGctccccgaactttttttatctcgtaaaaattaccaacttttgcTCCGTAACCAAATTTACTCTTGATTAACTTGTCATTTACTGACGTTGGTTAAGTACCGTGGATAATGACATGGCGTTAAGACATGAAGCTTCAAGCATGAGTTGAGTTTCATGTGGTGAGTGGGATGTCCCTCTATATCTTCATTGTTGGTCGATTCGCCATCACCATTGTCATTTTGGTCGCGTGTCACCACATCACTCTTATTGTGGAACCTCGGTGCCTAGGGCATCACGGTCTCATTATCGAAACCTCGGCATCTAGCACAATTTTCGGGCAATCTCACTCGTTTGTTTTTGGCCAACCTTTATTTTTCGAAAGTCATGACGAACCGCATAaccgttttccttttttttttatcaaataatatggcattgatgaaatgagcaacaaaaattataatacccaaagcaacaatccaaaaataataataaataatagtatgattcaccaaaagcaacaaaccctaatataaaaataaaatttgaatccaCCAAAAGCACAATGATCCTCCGAGAATTAACATAGTGAAGTCTTTCATCACACTTCAATTTTGTTGTACCCattaaaaagaattgaaattaTAGGATCCAAATAACATGCTAAAGACACCACATTAAGGTGCATAAACCAACCAAAAACTCAaacaccacgagcataaaaccaaaatcatagttatttggacacacattgggtttctttttttttttagtaactaaaaccggttctaaaaccggtTCGGGTGGGTTCCACTAGAAGAACCGGACGTTTCAACCGTTCCAAAATTGGAAAAACGccggtttgagcaagaaccgTTGTTCGGTGGCGTCTTACTGGGCCTACATCACTCTCATTATCGAACCTCAGCGTCTAGCACAATCTCGGGCAATCTCACTCTTTGGCCAACCTTTATTGAAAGTCATGACGAACCGCATAACCTTCATTAATGAAGGTGCTCGAATTCAAATTTGGACCGCACGACCTCAAATGTGAGGCTACCCGCCTCAACAGTGGGTGGCAACCTCCATTAACGGAGGTTTTGGCCTCGAATTTGAGGTCGTGACCTCAAATATGAGTTCAAGCTAGAAGGGGCTCGAAGGATGATTGTTGTGGGAGGCGGTGAGGTGGTGATGGAGGGAGGATCGGGACAACGGCGAGGTGGTGGTGGAAGGCGAGTGCCTAGGAAGAGTTGATCGTGGGGCTAAGTTGATGGCGGTCTGGATGTTGTCCAATATG from Rhodamnia argentea isolate NSW1041297 chromosome 2, ASM2092103v1, whole genome shotgun sequence encodes the following:
- the LOC115755643 gene encoding uncharacterized protein LOC115755643; translated protein: MSSTSRAWIAAASIGAVEALKDQGFCRWNHALRSLHQYAKCNVGSCSQAKRVSSSSAASAISEKIRGGKVKQCEESLRKVMYLSCWGPY